The following proteins are co-located in the Nocardia bhagyanarayanae genome:
- a CDS encoding GlxA family transcriptional regulator, with product MSAARRVVVLVLPQVNLLDLAGPVQVFDAATALGGAYRIEHVGLESNVRSAQDLMLSDLAPLPTTAAGDLVLVPGPRLRGDHPRVRREVTDWLRAQAERGARFASVCSGAIALGDAGLLNGRRCTTHWELLDAMRARYPAARVADSVLYVHDGPVSTSAGIASGIDLALSLVERDHGSALAAAVARQLVVYLRRDGHHAQLSPFLRDRAHLNEAVHRVQDHLAQNLDSSHTLAELAAIAHLSPRGLSRAFKSTIGITPLEYRQRLRLELAANLLEQTDLTVQAVAARCGFGDARHLRRLYSARFGTTPAARR from the coding sequence GTGAGTGCAGCGCGCAGAGTGGTCGTCCTCGTCCTCCCCCAGGTGAATCTGCTCGACCTCGCCGGTCCGGTGCAGGTCTTCGACGCCGCGACGGCGCTGGGCGGCGCCTACCGGATCGAACACGTCGGTCTCGAATCGAACGTGCGATCCGCCCAGGATTTGATGCTGTCGGACCTCGCGCCGCTACCGACAACCGCGGCGGGCGATCTCGTTCTCGTTCCGGGGCCTCGTCTTCGAGGCGACCACCCGCGGGTGCGCCGCGAGGTGACCGACTGGTTGCGTGCGCAGGCCGAGCGCGGCGCGCGGTTCGCCTCGGTGTGCAGCGGCGCGATCGCGCTGGGCGACGCCGGACTGCTGAACGGGCGGCGGTGTACGACCCACTGGGAGCTGCTGGACGCGATGCGCGCGCGGTATCCCGCTGCGCGCGTGGCCGATTCGGTGCTCTACGTACACGACGGGCCGGTGAGCACGAGCGCCGGAATCGCTTCCGGGATCGATCTGGCACTGTCCCTGGTCGAACGTGATCACGGCTCGGCGCTGGCGGCCGCCGTGGCGCGCCAACTGGTGGTCTATCTCCGGCGCGACGGCCACCATGCCCAGCTCAGTCCGTTTCTGCGGGATCGGGCCCACCTGAACGAGGCGGTACACCGGGTACAGGATCATCTGGCCCAAAATCTCGACTCCAGCCACACCCTCGCCGAACTCGCTGCTATCGCGCATCTTTCGCCACGCGGGCTCAGCCGCGCGTTCAAGTCCACGATCGGGATCACGCCGTTGGAATATCGGCAGCGGCTGCGCCTGGAACTGGCCGCGAACCTGCTCGAGCAGACGGACCTGACGGTGCAAGCCGTTGCCGCGCGGTGCGGGTTCGGCGACGCGCGACACCTGCGTCGGTTGTATTCGGCCCGGTTCGGCACGACTCCGGCGGCGCGGCGATGA
- a CDS encoding PadR family transcriptional regulator — protein MALRNAVLAALLEGEASGYDLAKGFDASVANFWMATPQQLYKELERMAADGLIETRVVQQERRPNKRLHAITPAGRAVLHEFIEAPAKPTAIRDEMMVKVQGMDVEDAPAVRAAVLDKLEWSKAKLARYERLRTRLLAGRSEQAYLEEAERVGPYLTLMRGISFEQENIRWGEFALSVIDKRIAAHA, from the coding sequence ATGGCGCTACGAAACGCGGTACTCGCGGCCCTGCTGGAAGGCGAGGCCTCCGGCTACGACCTGGCCAAGGGCTTCGACGCCTCGGTGGCCAACTTCTGGATGGCGACGCCGCAGCAGCTGTACAAGGAACTCGAGCGCATGGCGGCCGACGGCCTCATCGAAACCCGGGTCGTGCAGCAGGAACGCCGTCCCAACAAGCGGCTGCACGCCATCACCCCCGCCGGACGAGCGGTCCTGCACGAGTTCATCGAGGCGCCCGCCAAACCCACCGCCATTCGCGACGAGATGATGGTGAAGGTACAGGGCATGGACGTCGAGGACGCCCCTGCCGTGCGCGCCGCGGTCCTGGACAAGCTGGAGTGGTCGAAAGCCAAGCTGGCCCGCTACGAGCGGCTGCGCACCCGCCTGCTGGCCGGCCGCAGCGAGCAGGCCTACCTCGAGGAGGCCGAGCGGGTCGGTCCCTATCTGACGCTGATGCGCGGAATCTCCTTCGAACAGGAGAACATTCGCTGGGGCGAGTTCGCGCTCTCCGTGATCGACAAGAGGATCGCCGCGCACGCGTGA
- a CDS encoding nuclear transport factor 2 family protein, translating to MHPFRAAVEARDEAAIEALLADDVVFTSPVAFKPYPGKAITAAILRAVIRVFEDFRYVREIADADGRDHAFVFEATVDGKQLTGCDFLHFDEDGKIDDFMVMVRPLSAAQALAKRMGEQFERIEAEATAQLQREATGA from the coding sequence ATGCATCCCTTCCGGGCAGCCGTGGAGGCCCGCGACGAGGCCGCCATCGAGGCACTGCTTGCCGACGATGTCGTGTTCACCAGTCCGGTGGCGTTCAAGCCGTACCCGGGCAAGGCGATCACCGCGGCCATCCTGCGCGCGGTGATCCGGGTCTTCGAGGACTTCCGCTACGTCCGCGAGATCGCCGACGCCGACGGACGCGACCACGCCTTCGTGTTCGAGGCCACGGTCGACGGCAAGCAGCTGACCGGCTGCGACTTCCTGCACTTCGACGAGGACGGGAAGATCGACGACTTCATGGTCATGGTGCGCCCGCTCTCCGCCGCGCAGGCCCTGGCCAAGCGCATGGGGGAGCAGTTCGAACGCATCGAGGCCGAGGCCACCGCGCAACTCCAGCGAGAGGCGACCGGCGCATGA
- a CDS encoding phytoene desaturase family protein, whose translation MTDYDAIVIGAGNAGLTAAATLQRAGARTLLLERHNIPGGCGTSFRRGRFEFEVALHQLSGVGVEGQPISLREGLFQQLGIAGKLEFVQEHDLYRAVIPGQLDLTLPADWDAAIDAIEAEFPGNRDRAAKFFELLKQVTFWQIAAMRGMPVEQIDPTLFTYGLRPLKDVLDEYFDDERIKVALGMYWTYLGQPPSKLRFQDLALTLFAYFEFKPWHVRGGSQAMSTAILDAFLQAGGEVRFNTGVEAILTEGGRVLGVRLEDGTEVTAPDVVSNASLPTTYGMLEGLEVPAAVRDDLATRRIGVSGFVLHMGLDATPAELGFTTSTTFVNRDSDDDRTYDSWKSFEPARGICVSSYDVAPIGFAPSGATHVSLMTLQYADIWKNVAPSEYARTKFAYAETLLDLCETVTPGIRDAIEEVDVATPLTMMRYLGHPGGAIYGYDQDATEGWLFRDSERRTHVPGLHLAGSWAGIGGFQPTLEAGARVARRLLRTKAA comes from the coding sequence ATGACCGACTACGACGCCATCGTCATCGGCGCGGGCAATGCCGGCCTGACCGCGGCGGCGACGCTGCAACGCGCGGGCGCGCGCACCCTGCTGCTGGAACGCCACAACATCCCCGGCGGGTGTGGCACCTCGTTCCGCCGCGGCCGGTTCGAGTTCGAGGTGGCGCTGCACCAGCTGTCCGGCGTCGGCGTCGAGGGACAGCCGATCTCGTTGCGCGAGGGGCTGTTCCAGCAACTCGGCATCGCCGGCAAGCTGGAGTTCGTCCAGGAGCACGACCTCTACCGAGCGGTGATTCCAGGGCAGCTGGATCTGACCCTGCCCGCCGACTGGGACGCCGCCATCGACGCCATCGAGGCCGAGTTCCCCGGCAATCGCGATCGTGCGGCGAAGTTCTTCGAACTGCTCAAACAGGTGACCTTCTGGCAGATAGCCGCCATGCGCGGCATGCCGGTCGAGCAGATCGATCCGACACTGTTCACCTACGGCCTGCGTCCGCTGAAGGACGTGCTCGACGAATACTTCGACGACGAGCGCATCAAGGTCGCGCTCGGCATGTACTGGACCTACCTCGGCCAGCCGCCGTCGAAGCTGCGCTTCCAGGACTTGGCGCTGACGCTGTTCGCCTACTTCGAGTTCAAGCCATGGCACGTGCGCGGCGGCTCCCAGGCCATGTCCACCGCCATCCTCGACGCGTTCCTGCAGGCGGGCGGGGAGGTCCGGTTCAACACCGGGGTCGAGGCCATCCTCACCGAGGGCGGCCGGGTCTTGGGTGTCCGGCTGGAAGACGGAACCGAGGTCACCGCACCGGATGTGGTCTCCAATGCCTCGCTGCCCACCACGTACGGAATGCTCGAGGGCCTCGAGGTACCCGCGGCCGTGCGAGATGATCTGGCCACCAGGCGAATCGGCGTCTCCGGGTTCGTACTGCACATGGGCTTGGACGCCACACCCGCCGAGCTCGGGTTCACCACCAGCACCACCTTCGTCAACCGCGACAGCGACGACGACCGCACCTACGACTCGTGGAAGTCCTTCGAACCCGCGCGTGGAATCTGTGTCAGCTCTTACGATGTCGCACCGATCGGCTTCGCGCCCTCCGGCGCCACCCACGTCAGCCTGATGACGCTGCAATACGCCGACATCTGGAAGAACGTCGCCCCATCGGAGTACGCGCGCACCAAGTTCGCCTACGCCGAGACGCTGCTCGACCTGTGCGAGACCGTCACCCCCGGCATCCGCGACGCCATCGAGGAGGTCGACGTCGCGACGCCGTTGACGATGATGCGCTACCTCGGCCACCCAGGCGGCGCGATCTACGGCTACGACCAGGACGCCACCGAAGGCTGGCTGTTCCGCGACAGCGAACGCCGAACCCACGTCCCCGGACTGCATTTGGCCGGCTCCTGGGCCGGTATCGGCGGTTTCCAACCCACACTCGAGGCAGGCGCCCGCGTCGCCCGCCGCCTGCTGCGCACCAAAGCCGCCTGA
- a CDS encoding FAD-binding oxidoreductase codes for MTYPLAERFDGASEILAEIDSRIADTRDHLAETRATVDAYHPKRLRLAVTEIIDETPTTKTFRLASLDQAPLPPFLAGQYVNVFFDGTSRPYAISSSPTRLDHYDLTVRRVPGGRVSNLLIDAVVVGQVLTTTGPMGTFHHNPLFHGEDVVFLAGGSGVAPAMSMIREIVELGLDRTFHLIYGSRDAADVIFRDELDALAAGHPGVDVDHVIAEPDAEWTGATGFLTADTIRSLAGALDNRMVYVCGPQALYPYALTQLTALGQPRKRIRFEANGAPNDPTEQPHWPAEVDPTGEVTVTVGDVSFRTPRNRPLLDALEDNDLRPEAACRSGECSLCRVRVVKGRVHTAEEAKLRLSDAQFDYTHSCVAYPISDVELDL; via the coding sequence GTGACATACCCCTTGGCCGAACGATTCGACGGTGCGAGCGAGATTCTCGCCGAGATCGACTCCCGCATCGCCGACACCCGCGATCACCTCGCCGAAACCCGCGCCACCGTCGACGCCTATCACCCTAAGCGGCTCCGGCTGGCGGTCACCGAGATCATCGACGAGACCCCGACCACCAAGACCTTCCGGCTGGCGAGCCTCGATCAGGCCCCGCTGCCGCCGTTCCTGGCCGGTCAATACGTCAACGTCTTCTTCGACGGCACCAGCCGCCCCTACGCCATCTCCTCCAGCCCCACCCGACTGGATCACTACGACCTCACCGTGCGCCGTGTGCCCGGCGGCCGCGTCAGCAATCTGCTCATCGACGCCGTGGTGGTCGGGCAGGTGCTGACCACCACCGGGCCGATGGGCACCTTCCATCACAACCCGCTCTTCCACGGTGAGGACGTCGTGTTCCTCGCGGGCGGTTCGGGTGTCGCGCCCGCCATGAGCATGATCCGAGAGATCGTCGAACTCGGCCTGGACCGCACCTTTCACCTGATCTACGGCTCTCGTGATGCCGCCGACGTGATCTTCCGCGACGAACTCGACGCGCTCGCCGCCGGGCACCCCGGTGTCGACGTCGACCACGTCATCGCCGAGCCCGACGCCGAATGGACCGGGGCCACCGGGTTTCTCACCGCGGACACCATCCGCTCTCTCGCCGGCGCACTCGACAACCGCATGGTCTATGTGTGCGGCCCGCAAGCCCTCTACCCGTATGCCCTCACCCAGCTGACCGCGCTCGGTCAGCCGCGCAAGCGCATCCGTTTCGAGGCCAACGGCGCTCCCAACGACCCCACCGAGCAACCGCATTGGCCCGCCGAGGTGGATCCGACAGGCGAGGTCACCGTCACCGTCGGGGATGTGTCCTTCCGTACGCCCCGCAACCGGCCGCTGCTGGACGCATTGGAGGACAACGACCTTCGTCCCGAGGCGGCGTGCCGTTCGGGCGAATGCAGTCTGTGCCGGGTGCGCGTGGTGAAAGGCCGGGTGCACACCGCGGAGGAGGCCAAACTCCGCCTGTCCGACGCGCAGTTCGACTACACCCACTCCTGCGTCGCCTATCCCATCAGCGATGTAGAGCTCGACCTGTGA
- a CDS encoding SGNH/GDSL hydrolase family protein, whose amino-acid sequence MTVYSRYVALGDSQTEGVGDGDDRIGLRGLADRLAERLAAIEPDLRYANLAVRGKLASEVHAEQLTAALALRPDLVTVVAGFNDLLRPGFDADEVAGHLDMMFAALTGSGAVVATLTFPDVARITPLARPISGRVTALNQRIRGAAQRHGVIVADTVHYAVVTDPRLWSPDRLHAGPIGHQRIADALAHALRLPGADDRWTEDLRPPLPARGALSTVVGEIRWATTFLGPWLGRRLTGRSSGAGRTAKRPDLLPLRDRADTAGAERAAGGP is encoded by the coding sequence ATGACCGTCTATTCGCGCTATGTCGCGCTGGGTGACAGTCAGACCGAGGGCGTCGGCGACGGCGACGACCGGATCGGATTGCGCGGTCTGGCCGACCGTCTCGCCGAACGGCTCGCCGCGATCGAACCGGACCTGCGGTACGCCAACCTCGCCGTACGCGGCAAACTCGCGAGTGAGGTGCACGCCGAACAGCTCACGGCCGCATTGGCGCTGCGGCCCGACCTGGTCACCGTGGTCGCCGGGTTCAACGACCTGCTTCGGCCCGGATTCGACGCCGACGAGGTCGCCGGACACCTGGACATGATGTTCGCGGCGCTCACCGGCAGCGGCGCGGTCGTCGCCACGCTGACCTTCCCCGACGTCGCGCGCATCACCCCGCTCGCGCGTCCGATCAGCGGACGGGTCACCGCGCTCAATCAGCGCATCCGCGGCGCCGCGCAGCGGCATGGTGTCATAGTCGCCGACACGGTCCACTACGCCGTCGTCACCGATCCTCGCCTCTGGAGTCCGGACCGGCTGCACGCGGGCCCGATCGGACATCAGCGCATCGCCGATGCCCTCGCCCACGCCTTGCGACTGCCCGGCGCCGACGATCGTTGGACCGAAGACCTGCGACCGCCGCTGCCCGCACGCGGCGCGCTGTCCACCGTGGTCGGCGAAATACGCTGGGCAACAACATTTCTCGGTCCATGGTTGGGGCGACGGCTGACTGGACGGTCCTCCGGTGCGGGGCGCACCGCCAAACGGCCCGACCTGCTGCCGCTTCGCGACCGCGCGGACACCGCGGGCGCGGAAAGGGCGGCCGGCGGACCGTGA
- a CDS encoding alpha/beta fold hydrolase, with product MRSISVPGDDGALLHVGVTGHGPDVVVLSGGPGCVHYLEDDALAPRGMRAWYPEPRGVGRSEGGPHDLAQAVADIEAVRRDAGVDRWVVLGHSWGSDLAVRYALDHPERVRAVVGVAGHGLHKDRTWSQVYESSRHLESDIEIDWNPEVHAALGASFVEWIHEPDVLRRLADSDVAMTFLAAQHDIRPSWPLRQLAALVPRGRFEELPGVAHNLWSTDPHVWVDAVTRVCGAQVLR from the coding sequence ATGCGATCGATCAGCGTGCCGGGTGATGACGGGGCCTTGCTGCATGTCGGTGTCACGGGACACGGGCCGGATGTCGTGGTGCTGTCCGGTGGGCCGGGTTGCGTTCATTACCTCGAGGACGACGCGCTGGCGCCGCGCGGGATGCGGGCGTGGTATCCGGAACCCCGGGGCGTTGGGCGTTCCGAGGGCGGTCCACACGATCTCGCTCAGGCGGTCGCCGATATCGAAGCGGTGCGGCGGGACGCGGGTGTCGACAGGTGGGTGGTGCTGGGCCATTCGTGGGGCTCGGATCTGGCGGTGCGTTACGCGCTGGATCATCCCGAGCGGGTTCGAGCCGTGGTCGGCGTCGCGGGGCACGGGTTGCACAAGGACCGCACGTGGTCTCAGGTGTACGAGTCCTCGCGGCACCTGGAATCCGACATCGAAATCGACTGGAATCCAGAGGTTCACGCCGCGTTGGGCGCGTCGTTCGTGGAGTGGATCCACGAACCCGATGTGCTGCGCCGGCTGGCCGACTCCGATGTCGCCATGACGTTCCTCGCCGCGCAGCACGACATTCGACCGTCGTGGCCGCTGCGGCAGCTCGCCGCCTTGGTTCCGCGCGGCAGATTCGAGGAACTGCCCGGTGTCGCGCACAACCTGTGGTCGACCGATCCGCACGTGTGGGTCGACGCCGTCACGAGAGTCTGCGGCGCTCAGGTTCTCCGCTAG
- a CDS encoding PucR family transcriptional regulator, with amino-acid sequence MTTVIGSAPEGSELLARDLLDQLDHLTDDLVDRIRVGDQIYAESTLLTDQQLRGTVHDNLAALLGQLSGTAARRLHPAIDAGRMKAELGIPLAAVLHAYRLAGRLVWERSLRGAAPSMQDCLPALGSEIWRLVDDYSSAAADSYEHYLADRVHRDNQRRRTMLRTLLTGTADNATLWGIGRALHLPQSGSFVVVHAESAPATEVLPAIEDRLRAAFVNSFWITEPDKRIGLLSLVTPRGLDQALRLLTLGATTRVGVSRLFTRPIDAAAALREAEIACRCTSPGVPAVTSYGVEPIPLLLAHAPQPSGELATEILGPILELPAADRDELLDTLDLWFECAGSNLEVARRLHFHRNTIHNRLRRIENLTNRRCADPKAAAELYIALRAARLMDADHTATP; translated from the coding sequence ATGACGACGGTGATCGGATCGGCGCCCGAGGGGTCCGAGCTACTCGCCCGCGATCTGCTCGATCAGCTCGACCACCTCACCGACGATCTGGTCGACCGGATCCGCGTCGGTGACCAGATCTATGCGGAATCGACATTGCTGACCGATCAGCAGCTGCGCGGCACGGTCCACGACAATCTCGCCGCGCTCCTCGGTCAGCTGTCCGGCACCGCGGCGCGGCGCCTGCATCCGGCGATCGACGCGGGCCGGATGAAAGCCGAGCTCGGCATACCGCTCGCGGCGGTGCTGCACGCGTACCGGCTCGCCGGCCGGCTGGTCTGGGAGCGCTCGTTGCGCGGCGCCGCGCCGAGCATGCAGGACTGTCTGCCCGCGCTGGGCTCGGAGATCTGGCGGCTCGTCGACGACTACTCCAGCGCTGCCGCCGACTCCTACGAGCACTACCTCGCCGACCGCGTGCACCGCGACAACCAACGGCGCAGGACCATGCTGCGCACTCTGCTCACGGGCACGGCCGACAACGCGACGCTGTGGGGTATCGGCCGTGCCCTGCACCTTCCGCAGTCCGGGTCCTTCGTCGTCGTGCACGCCGAAAGCGCCCCCGCCACGGAGGTACTGCCCGCCATCGAGGATCGGCTGCGCGCCGCATTCGTCAATTCGTTCTGGATCACCGAGCCCGACAAGCGGATCGGCCTGTTGAGCCTCGTCACGCCGCGCGGCCTGGATCAGGCGCTCCGGCTGCTGACCCTCGGCGCGACGACTCGCGTCGGAGTCAGCCGGCTGTTCACCCGTCCCATCGACGCCGCCGCGGCGCTGCGCGAGGCCGAGATCGCTTGTCGCTGTACGTCTCCGGGCGTGCCCGCCGTGACCAGCTATGGCGTCGAGCCCATTCCGCTGCTGCTGGCGCACGCGCCGCAGCCGAGCGGCGAGCTCGCCACCGAGATCCTCGGCCCGATCCTCGAACTGCCCGCCGCCGACCGGGACGAACTACTCGACACGCTCGACTTGTGGTTCGAATGCGCGGGCTCGAATCTCGAGGTCGCCCGCCGGCTCCACTTCCATCGCAACACGATTCACAACCGCCTGCGCCGCATCGAGAATCTCACCAACCGCCGCTGCGCCGACCCCAAGGCGGCCGCCGAGCTGTACATCGCCCTGCGCGCGGCCCGCCTCATGGACGCCGATCACACCGCGACCCCCTAG
- a CDS encoding GMC family oxidoreductase → MYDYVVVGAGSAGSALAARLSEDPAVQVALIEAGPRDTAEEIHIPVAFPALFKGPLDWDLDSEPEPGLGGRRAYLPRGRVLGGSSSMNAMIYIRGAKADYDEWAAAGADGWSYDEVLPYFLKSEDNERGKDAYHGVGGPLSVSDGRSLHPLCDAYLAAAEQAGYSRNEDFNGVTQLGVGRYQLTQRNGMRCSTAVAFLHPALERPNLTVITGAVAQRVLFDGDRATGVAIVQDGEQRVIDARREVVLAAGAYGSAHLLLLSGVGPAEQLSAFGIDVVRDLPVGEHLQDHPSVFLNYRTDRESLMTALTGENVALLQEHGRGPLTSNVGEAGGFIQTRAGLAGPDVQFHQAPVLFHEEGLGAPVTHGFAMGACVIKPTSRGRLSLRSASPGSAPRIVHNYLTTEEDRASMVAGLRIVLEMAAQPALREVITGEFSIPASDSDADLLDFARRTAQTLYHPTSTCAIGAVVDPRLRVFGLRGLRVADASVMPSVVRGNTNAPTIMIGEKAAAMIAEELESEGTVR, encoded by the coding sequence GTGTACGACTACGTCGTCGTAGGCGCGGGGTCCGCCGGATCCGCGCTGGCAGCGCGGCTGTCCGAGGACCCGGCCGTCCAGGTCGCGTTGATCGAGGCGGGCCCGAGGGACACCGCCGAGGAGATCCATATCCCGGTGGCGTTCCCGGCGCTGTTCAAGGGTCCGCTCGACTGGGATCTCGACAGCGAGCCGGAGCCGGGGCTCGGCGGTCGACGCGCCTACCTGCCCCGCGGGCGCGTGCTCGGCGGCTCCAGCTCGATGAACGCCATGATCTACATCCGCGGCGCCAAGGCCGACTACGACGAGTGGGCGGCGGCCGGCGCGGACGGGTGGAGCTACGACGAGGTGCTGCCGTACTTCTTGAAGTCGGAGGACAACGAGCGCGGCAAGGACGCCTACCACGGCGTCGGCGGTCCGCTGTCGGTGAGCGACGGGCGTTCCCTGCACCCGCTGTGCGACGCCTACCTCGCGGCCGCCGAGCAGGCCGGATACTCGCGCAACGAGGACTTCAACGGCGTGACCCAGCTGGGCGTCGGCCGCTACCAGCTGACCCAGCGCAACGGGATGCGCTGTAGCACGGCCGTGGCCTTCCTGCATCCCGCGCTGGAACGGCCGAACCTCACGGTGATCACCGGCGCCGTCGCCCAGCGCGTGCTGTTCGACGGCGACCGGGCGACCGGCGTCGCGATCGTCCAGGACGGCGAGCAGCGCGTGATCGACGCGCGACGCGAGGTGGTGCTCGCGGCGGGCGCCTATGGGTCGGCGCACCTGTTGCTGCTGTCGGGAGTCGGTCCCGCCGAACAACTTTCGGCGTTCGGCATCGACGTGGTCCGCGACCTCCCCGTTGGCGAACACCTGCAGGATCACCCGTCGGTGTTCCTCAACTATCGCACCGACCGGGAATCCCTGATGACCGCGCTCACCGGCGAGAACGTCGCGCTGCTGCAAGAGCACGGGCGCGGGCCGTTGACGTCGAACGTGGGGGAGGCCGGTGGATTCATCCAGACTCGCGCCGGCTTGGCCGGCCCCGACGTGCAGTTCCACCAGGCGCCGGTGCTCTTCCACGAGGAGGGCTTGGGCGCGCCCGTCACGCACGGCTTCGCCATGGGCGCCTGCGTGATCAAACCGACCAGTCGCGGGCGCCTTTCGCTGCGCTCGGCCTCGCCGGGCAGCGCGCCGCGGATCGTGCACAACTATCTGACCACCGAAGAGGACCGCGCCAGCATGGTCGCCGGTCTACGGATCGTCCTAGAGATGGCGGCCCAGCCCGCCCTGCGCGAGGTCATCACCGGCGAATTCAGCATTCCCGCCTCGGATTCCGACGCCGACCTGCTCGACTTCGCCCGCCGCACCGCACAGACGCTCTACCACCCGACCTCGACTTGCGCGATCGGGGCGGTGGTCGATCCACGGCTGCGCGTGTTCGGCCTGCGCGGCCTGCGGGTCGCCGACGCCTCGGTGATGCCCAGCGTGGTACGCGGCAACACCAACGCCCCGACGATCATGATCGGCGAGAAGGCCGCCGCGATGATCGCCGAGGAACTCGAATCGGAAGGAACCGTGCGATGA